A DNA window from Streptomyces canus contains the following coding sequences:
- a CDS encoding trypsin-like peptidase domain-containing protein yields the protein MRILDLAGRPRGLGFVADHRGTVVTSHEAVDGLARLVLHVGGDRSRVVSADAVTALPELDLALVRAEGLGVDPLPVSVRDTVETGTYVRLPAGCWREARVLGPASVTYTATDRFHLLEDVLELAIGTAGRDALRLGGGAAGGPVLDAETGAVVAVLGTALQCGHRDSGYAVPLRSVRTGPLADLLAENAATVPAYGADLNLAGVLELTATSVAQDGPPGTLAGHVGREEATEPVERAAVTREFAAFTAGSAGVLGLVGPPGSGRTTQLAALAARRHRSPAPAPTLWLRGADLEDTDASVADAASRALTRAARIVATSTDIVPADLGDLTPERLARLSGIAGRPLFLLLDGPEEMPPVLAHRLAEWTEGTAKWLARTGARLVVACREEYWEGADFPEELLYGNPEGHLPPCVRLADLTDEEARRARARHALPEGVLTAPDDRHPLTLRLLSEVRAALPDPPHAPVGRDEVFSAYLDLMCLRIAVRLATASGLRGTAVRRLAAKVSGQVHEAARRSLGPGHGELDRESFEAVFPWGPAPKRLGGTGWASAVLTEGLLLPAGSGYRFAHEELADWIQGTHLDLDEALRALVHHSTGREHPLPVPHHRIGPVVQALLLVARQHGAPQLAYRLEELLGALDADPHSWWAAHLLTETLLRVPDATPYTDVLRRLTDRLVDRRRQEEAVPPAFGPAFWTALPLPHGARIDLLRRLVLADGPPHEPGPRFLDAVAELLATDPTAVQPHLTRWFDDERPLPATPHATVAKAAQALLHTHRTRALDDLTEVLVGCAHRRADELLAVLAEDEPSAVCRAVDRWAHDERPARRVAAVAYGLRAAPHVRTEADRELLRYAALALLARPEDRTLHGGALALLVRDPRTRARHLPQALGHFTAGDPQFPPGALVPALATDPDPVLEAFRERLRRPGGGEALRTLADVTTPALARRVAVLVREAVQRRPETAGDVAAYVDRRLDQGPAARAVLLPLVTGLLEGAPERVRAALAAVLVGPGTPASRPLRQELLDFLLDHEREPAVLVALLPAAAARGGDGVRDLVRRTGLLLVRTPLGAISFDRALVDLGRHVPGFAALVAGWLADAPQEWAGVVGPSTRRMIENLAGAPVPA from the coding sequence GTGCGGATCCTTGATCTGGCCGGTCGGCCCCGAGGGCTCGGGTTCGTGGCCGATCACCGTGGCACCGTCGTCACCAGCCATGAGGCCGTCGACGGGCTGGCCCGGCTCGTGCTGCACGTCGGCGGTGACCGCAGTCGCGTGGTGTCCGCCGATGCCGTGACCGCGCTGCCCGAGCTGGATCTGGCGCTCGTCCGCGCCGAAGGACTCGGCGTGGACCCGTTGCCGGTGTCCGTGCGCGACACCGTCGAGACCGGCACCTACGTCCGGCTCCCGGCCGGCTGCTGGCGCGAGGCCCGTGTGCTCGGCCCGGCCTCCGTGACCTACACCGCCACCGACCGCTTCCATCTCCTCGAAGACGTCCTGGAGTTGGCGATCGGCACCGCGGGACGGGACGCCCTGCGGCTGGGTGGCGGGGCCGCCGGAGGCCCCGTGCTCGACGCCGAGACCGGCGCGGTGGTCGCCGTCCTCGGCACCGCCCTGCAGTGCGGCCACCGCGACAGCGGATACGCGGTCCCGCTCCGCTCCGTCCGGACCGGCCCCCTCGCCGACCTGCTCGCGGAGAACGCGGCGACGGTCCCGGCGTACGGCGCCGACCTCAACCTCGCCGGCGTGCTGGAACTGACGGCCACCTCGGTGGCCCAGGACGGCCCGCCGGGCACGCTCGCCGGTCACGTGGGCCGGGAAGAGGCGACCGAGCCGGTCGAACGGGCAGCGGTCACAAGGGAGTTCGCCGCCTTCACCGCGGGCTCGGCCGGCGTCCTCGGCCTCGTCGGACCGCCCGGCAGCGGCCGTACGACACAACTCGCGGCCCTCGCCGCCCGCCGCCACCGGAGCCCCGCCCCGGCCCCCACCCTCTGGCTGCGCGGCGCCGACCTCGAGGACACCGACGCCTCGGTGGCCGACGCGGCAAGCCGAGCGCTCACCAGGGCCGCCCGGATCGTGGCGACCTCCACGGACATCGTCCCCGCCGACCTGGGCGACCTCACCCCCGAACGCCTGGCCCGCCTCTCCGGCATCGCAGGCCGCCCCCTGTTCCTCCTCCTCGACGGCCCCGAGGAGATGCCCCCGGTCCTGGCCCACCGCCTCGCCGAGTGGACGGAGGGCACGGCGAAGTGGCTGGCCAGGACGGGGGCGCGGCTGGTGGTGGCGTGCCGGGAGGAGTACTGGGAGGGCGCGGACTTCCCGGAGGAACTGCTGTACGGCAACCCGGAGGGGCACCTTCCGCCCTGCGTACGCCTCGCCGACCTCACCGACGAGGAGGCCCGCCGCGCCCGGGCCCGCCACGCCCTCCCCGAAGGCGTCCTCACCGCCCCCGACGACCGCCACCCCCTCACCCTCCGGCTCCTCTCCGAGGTCCGCGCGGCTCTCCCGGACCCCCCTCACGCCCCCGTGGGCCGCGACGAGGTCTTCTCGGCGTACCTCGACCTGATGTGCCTGCGCATCGCGGTACGGCTGGCCACGGCGAGCGGCCTGCGCGGCACCGCCGTCCGCAGGCTCGCCGCGAAGGTCTCCGGCCAGGTCCACGAGGCCGCCCGCCGCAGCCTCGGTCCGGGGCACGGGGAGCTGGACCGGGAGTCGTTCGAGGCGGTGTTCCCCTGGGGTCCGGCGCCGAAGCGGCTCGGCGGCACCGGCTGGGCCTCCGCCGTCCTCACCGAGGGCCTCCTCCTCCCCGCCGGCAGCGGCTACCGCTTCGCCCACGAGGAACTCGCCGACTGGATCCAGGGCACCCACCTCGACCTGGACGAGGCCCTGCGCGCCCTGGTCCACCACAGCACCGGACGGGAACACCCCCTCCCCGTCCCGCACCACCGCATCGGCCCCGTCGTCCAGGCGCTGCTCCTCGTCGCCCGCCAGCACGGCGCACCGCAACTGGCGTACCGACTGGAGGAGTTGCTCGGCGCCCTCGACGCCGACCCGCACTCCTGGTGGGCGGCCCACCTTCTCACCGAGACCCTGCTGCGGGTGCCCGACGCGACGCCGTACACCGATGTCCTGCGGCGGCTCACCGACCGCCTGGTGGACCGGCGCCGCCAGGAGGAAGCGGTCCCGCCCGCGTTCGGGCCCGCCTTCTGGACCGCCCTCCCGCTCCCGCACGGCGCCCGCATCGACCTGCTGCGCCGCCTCGTCCTCGCCGACGGGCCCCCGCACGAGCCCGGCCCCCGGTTCCTGGACGCCGTGGCAGAGCTGCTGGCCACGGACCCCACCGCCGTACAGCCGCATCTCACCCGCTGGTTCGACGACGAGCGGCCGCTGCCCGCGACCCCGCACGCGACCGTGGCGAAGGCCGCGCAGGCGCTGCTGCACACGCACCGGACCCGGGCCCTGGACGACCTCACCGAGGTGCTCGTCGGCTGTGCGCACCGGCGGGCCGATGAACTGCTCGCCGTGCTGGCCGAGGACGAGCCGTCGGCGGTGTGCCGGGCCGTGGACCGGTGGGCGCACGACGAGCGGCCGGCACGGCGGGTGGCGGCGGTGGCGTACGGACTGCGGGCCGCCCCGCACGTACGCACCGAGGCCGACCGCGAACTCCTGCGCTACGCCGCCCTCGCGCTGCTCGCCCGCCCCGAGGACCGCACCCTGCACGGCGGCGCGCTCGCCCTGCTGGTGCGCGACCCGCGCACGCGTGCCCGGCATCTCCCGCAGGCACTCGGGCACTTCACGGCCGGCGACCCGCAATTCCCGCCCGGCGCGCTGGTCCCCGCACTCGCCACCGACCCCGATCCGGTCCTGGAAGCCTTCCGGGAGCGGCTGCGCAGACCGGGTGGCGGGGAGGCGCTGCGCACGCTCGCCGACGTCACCACGCCCGCCCTGGCCCGTCGGGTGGCCGTGCTGGTGCGGGAGGCGGTGCAGCGGCGCCCGGAGACCGCCGGGGACGTGGCCGCGTACGTCGACCGGCGCCTCGACCAGGGCCCGGCCGCCCGGGCCGTGCTCCTCCCGCTGGTCACCGGACTGCTCGAAGGCGCCCCGGAAAGGGTGCGGGCCGCGCTGGCGGCCGTGCTCGTCGGCCCAGGCACCCCCGCCTCGCGCCCGCTGCGCCAGGAACTCCTCGATTTCCTCCTGGACCACGAACGGGAGCCCGCGGTCCTGGTCGCCCTGTTGCCCGCGGCCGCCGCGCGCGGCGGGGACGGCGTCCGCGACCTCGTCCGGCGCACGGGCCTCCTCCTCGTCCGTACCCCCCTGGGTGCGATCAGTTTCGACCGCGCTCTCGTCGACCTCGGCCGGCACGTGCCCGGGTTCGCCGCGCTGGTGGCCGGCTGGCTCGCCGACGCCCCGCAGGAGTGGGCGGGGGTGGTCGGCCCCAGCACCCGGCGGATGATCGAGAACCTGGCGGGTGCACCGGTTCCCGCCTGA
- a CDS encoding bifunctional riboflavin kinase/FAD synthetase, producing MQRWRGLEDIPEDWGRSVVTIGSYDGVHRGHQLIIRHAVDRARELGVPSVVVTFDPHPSEVVRPGSHPPLLAPHHRRAELMAELGVDALLILPFTTEFSKLSPADFVAKVLVDKLHAKAVVEGPNFRFGHKAAGNCDFLAEQGKTYDFEVEIVDLYVSGTAGGGEPFSSTLTRRLVAEGDVEGAGEILGRPHRVEGVVVRGAQRGRELGFPTANVETLPHTAIPADGVYAGWLHAQGEAMPAAISVGTNPQFDGTERTVEAYAIDRVGLDLYGLHVAVDFLAYVRGQQKFESLDALLKAMAVDVQRCRELTEGAGG from the coding sequence GTGCAGCGCTGGCGTGGCTTGGAGGACATCCCCGAGGACTGGGGGCGCAGCGTCGTCACCATCGGTTCCTACGACGGGGTCCACCGCGGGCACCAGCTGATCATCCGGCATGCCGTGGACCGGGCGCGCGAGCTGGGCGTCCCCTCGGTCGTCGTCACCTTCGACCCGCATCCCAGTGAGGTCGTCCGCCCCGGCAGCCACCCGCCGCTGCTGGCCCCGCACCACCGCCGCGCCGAGCTCATGGCCGAGCTGGGCGTGGACGCGCTCCTGATCCTCCCCTTCACCACGGAGTTCTCGAAGCTCTCGCCCGCCGACTTCGTCGCCAAGGTCCTGGTCGACAAGCTGCACGCCAAGGCGGTCGTCGAGGGCCCCAACTTCCGTTTCGGCCACAAGGCCGCGGGCAACTGCGACTTCCTCGCCGAGCAGGGCAAGACCTACGACTTCGAGGTCGAGATCGTCGACCTGTACGTGTCGGGCACGGCGGGCGGCGGCGAGCCCTTCTCCTCCACCCTGACCCGGCGTCTGGTCGCCGAAGGTGACGTGGAGGGCGCCGGCGAGATCCTGGGCCGCCCGCACCGGGTGGAGGGCGTGGTCGTCCGCGGCGCCCAGCGAGGGCGCGAGCTCGGCTTCCCGACCGCCAACGTCGAGACCCTCCCGCACACCGCCATCCCCGCCGACGGCGTCTACGCCGGCTGGCTGCACGCCCAGGGCGAGGCGATGCCGGCCGCGATCTCCGTCGGCACCAACCCGCAGTTCGACGGCACCGAGCGCACGGTGGAGGCGTACGCGATCGACCGCGTCGGGCTCGACCTGTACGGCCTGCACGTGGCGGTGGACTTCCTCGCCTATGTGCGCGGACAGCAGAAGTTCGAGTCGCTGGACGCGCTGCTCAAGGCGATGGCCGTCGATGTGCAGCGGTGCCGTGAGCTGACCGAGGGCGCCGGCGGCTGA
- a CDS encoding SCO5717 family growth-regulating ATPase, whose translation MQSDRDGLRAGWTTPSDDQSDAESATEMTGEFTIDYAAPAWYTQSAAPEAEAEPPAPAAAPTAPAPHPGYPDTSGSAPSAPVPGPQFDPSAGPAGATPPPPPPWAGNPGAAPQPPQSGYGYPQPPAPPNPQSGYGYPQPPAPPNPQSGYGYPQPPAPPTAPTAAPVAPAPPAAPVTPAPPAPPVAPAPSAAPGSPAADGGAASAGGEAEGRIDASSATATSAPQPPAAPSPEAPAAPTAPEPPAPAEAPQGSAEADAEAPAAPSPSEAGSTSASDDEKGTDEGTAAPQAPTAGASAPEAPEAPEGPETNTPPASAPGGDAEPQAAAPDAPTTQTTAPDQPQAPPAAAPEQPDAPQEGWRPPPAPQGAVPPLPPQFASAAPGAAPTSAPEWTTGGQPGAPLPPAQPTAAPQPQAPQPAPGGWPATPPQPEGQPAQGGYGYPQPPASPNPQNPQHPQSGYGFPQPPAPQPGQGGYGYPQQPAPPNPQSGYGFPQPPAPQPDQSGYGYPQQHPAQPGQPGQPVPPPPAQPQAQPGQPQFPGQQPPQAPQPGPYAGAPGQPGVDPRTGGAWPAAVQHDQRQQVAGAGAPLGYNAAVELTSDRLVNSKKQKAKSSRPTPGGSKFKLGGKKEEQERQRKLDLIRTPVLSCYRIAVISLKGGVGKTTTTTALGSTLATERQDKILAIDANPDAGTLGRRVRRETGATIRDLVQAIPYLNSYMDIRRFTSQAASGLEIIANDVDPAVSTTFNDEDYRRAIDVLGRQYPIILTDSGTGLLYSAMRGVLDLADQLIIISTPSVDGASSASTTLDWLSAHGYASLVSRSITVISGVRETGKMIKVEDIVTHFEQRCRGVIVVPFDEHLAAGAEVDLDMMRPKVREAYFDLAAMVAEDFVRAQQEQGLWTGQGGHQPPTMAPPMPGQQQQPPAGQPQQPQPPFQGFPGAQPGQPWQTGQPGQPQPGFPQPPYDPNAGQPPQ comes from the coding sequence GTGCAGAGCGATCGGGACGGGCTGCGCGCGGGCTGGACCACGCCCAGCGACGACCAGTCCGACGCGGAGTCCGCCACCGAGATGACGGGCGAGTTCACCATCGACTACGCCGCGCCTGCCTGGTATACGCAGAGCGCGGCGCCCGAGGCCGAGGCGGAACCTCCCGCGCCCGCCGCTGCCCCCACCGCGCCTGCACCGCACCCCGGTTACCCCGACACGTCCGGTTCCGCACCGTCGGCTCCCGTTCCCGGCCCGCAGTTCGACCCGTCCGCGGGTCCGGCCGGCGCGACGCCACCGCCTCCGCCGCCGTGGGCGGGGAACCCCGGCGCGGCCCCCCAGCCCCCGCAGAGCGGCTACGGCTACCCTCAGCCGCCCGCACCCCCGAACCCCCAGAGCGGTTACGGCTACCCGCAACCGCCCGCACCCCCGAACCCCCAGAGCGGCTACGGCTACCCGCAACCGCCCGCACCTCCTACGGCACCCACCGCGGCGCCGGTGGCTCCCGCACCCCCCGCGGCCCCGGTGACCCCCGCACCTCCCGCGCCCCCCGTGGCTCCCGCACCCTCTGCAGCCCCCGGCTCCCCCGCCGCAGACGGCGGTGCGGCTTCCGCCGGAGGTGAAGCGGAAGGCCGTATCGACGCGTCCTCCGCCACGGCGACCAGCGCCCCGCAGCCCCCCGCAGCCCCGTCGCCGGAGGCACCCGCCGCGCCCACCGCCCCCGAGCCACCGGCCCCCGCCGAAGCCCCGCAGGGGTCCGCGGAGGCGGACGCCGAGGCACCGGCGGCCCCGTCCCCGAGCGAGGCCGGATCCACATCCGCCTCCGACGACGAGAAGGGAACCGACGAGGGCACAGCCGCCCCCCAGGCGCCCACCGCCGGAGCCTCGGCACCGGAGGCTCCTGAGGCACCGGAAGGCCCGGAAACCAACACGCCGCCGGCCTCCGCCCCGGGCGGTGACGCCGAGCCGCAGGCAGCCGCGCCCGACGCTCCGACCACGCAGACCACCGCACCGGACCAGCCCCAGGCTCCGCCGGCCGCCGCACCCGAGCAGCCCGACGCCCCGCAGGAAGGCTGGCGTCCCCCGCCGGCACCCCAGGGCGCCGTCCCGCCCCTCCCGCCCCAGTTCGCGTCGGCGGCCCCCGGTGCGGCACCGACGTCGGCCCCGGAGTGGACCACGGGTGGACAGCCCGGTGCCCCGCTCCCGCCCGCGCAGCCGACGGCCGCACCCCAGCCCCAGGCGCCGCAACCGGCACCCGGGGGCTGGCCGGCCACTCCGCCGCAGCCCGAGGGCCAGCCGGCACAGGGCGGCTACGGCTACCCACAGCCGCCCGCTTCCCCGAACCCGCAGAATCCGCAACACCCGCAGAGCGGCTACGGCTTCCCCCAGCCCCCTGCGCCCCAGCCCGGCCAGGGCGGCTACGGCTACCCTCAGCAGCCCGCGCCCCCGAACCCCCAGAGCGGCTACGGCTTCCCGCAACCGCCCGCACCCCAGCCCGACCAGAGCGGTTACGGCTACCCCCAGCAGCACCCCGCACAGCCCGGCCAGCCGGGTCAGCCCGTGCCGCCGCCCCCGGCACAGCCGCAGGCCCAGCCGGGGCAGCCGCAGTTCCCGGGACAGCAGCCGCCGCAGGCACCCCAGCCCGGCCCCTACGCGGGCGCTCCGGGCCAGCCCGGCGTGGACCCCCGTACCGGTGGAGCCTGGCCCGCGGCCGTCCAGCACGACCAGCGGCAGCAGGTCGCCGGCGCGGGCGCGCCGCTCGGCTACAACGCCGCGGTCGAGCTGACCTCGGACCGGCTGGTCAACAGCAAGAAGCAGAAGGCCAAGAGCAGCCGTCCCACTCCTGGTGGCTCGAAGTTCAAGCTCGGCGGCAAGAAGGAGGAGCAGGAGAGGCAGCGCAAGCTCGACCTCATCCGCACCCCGGTGCTGTCCTGCTACCGGATCGCGGTGATCAGCCTCAAGGGCGGCGTGGGCAAGACCACCACGACCACCGCCCTCGGCTCCACCCTCGCCACCGAACGGCAGGACAAGATCCTCGCCATCGACGCCAACCCGGACGCCGGCACCCTCGGCCGCCGGGTGCGGCGCGAGACCGGCGCCACCATCCGCGACCTGGTCCAGGCGATCCCGTACCTCAACTCGTACATGGACATCCGCCGGTTCACGTCCCAGGCGGCCTCGGGCCTCGAGATCATCGCCAACGACGTCGACCCGGCCGTGTCCACGACGTTCAACGACGAGGACTACCGGCGCGCGATCGACGTGCTGGGCCGCCAGTACCCGATCATCCTCACGGACTCGGGCACGGGTCTGCTCTACAGCGCCATGCGAGGGGTCCTGGACCTCGCCGACCAGCTGATCATCATCTCGACCCCGTCGGTGGACGGCGCGAGCAGCGCCAGTACGACGCTGGACTGGCTGTCGGCGCACGGGTACGCGTCCCTGGTCTCGCGGTCCATCACCGTGATCTCGGGTGTGCGCGAGACCGGCAAGATGATCAAGGTGGAGGACATCGTCACCCACTTCGAGCAGCGCTGCCGGGGCGTGATCGTCGTACCGTTCGACGAGCACCTGGCGGCCGGTGCCGAGGTCGACCTCGACATGATGCGGCCGAAGGTCCGGGAGGCGTACTTCGACCTCGCCGCGATGGTGGCCGAGGACTTCGTGCGGGCCCAGCAGGAGCAGGGCCTGTGGACGGGGCAGGGCGGCCACCAGCCGCCGACCATGGCTCCTCCGATGCCGGGCCAGCAGCAGCAACCCCCCGCCGGACAGCCGCAGCAGCCCCAGCCGCCGTTCCAGGGCTTCCCCGGCGCACAGCCCGGCCAGCCCTGGCAGACCGGCCAGCCGGGTCAGCCGCAGCCCGGGTTCCCGCAGCCGCCGTACGACCCGAACGCGGGTCAGCCGCCGCAGTAG
- a CDS encoding DUF397 domain-containing protein, protein MTDADDIAAKTPDEDVKARKARERDELYGLDISGVEWHSAPGTEEHEERVEIAYLPEGAVAMRSSLDPDTVLRYTEAEWRAFVLGARDGEFDLEAAQHQGGLTAEQAE, encoded by the coding sequence ATGACCGACGCGGACGACATCGCCGCAAAGACACCGGACGAGGACGTCAAGGCGCGAAAGGCGAGGGAACGGGACGAGCTGTACGGCCTGGACATCTCCGGCGTCGAGTGGCACAGCGCGCCCGGCACCGAGGAGCACGAGGAGCGCGTCGAGATCGCCTACCTCCCCGAGGGCGCGGTGGCCATGCGGTCCTCCCTGGACCCGGACACCGTGCTGCGGTACACGGAGGCGGAGTGGCGGGCCTTCGTACTCGGCGCACGCGACGGCGAGTTCGACCTGGAGGCCGCACAGCACCAGGGCGGGCTCACCGCGGAGCAGGCGGAGTAG